One genomic window of Osmia bicornis bicornis chromosome 5, iOsmBic2.1, whole genome shotgun sequence includes the following:
- the LOC123987631 gene encoding uncharacterized protein LOC123987631 isoform X8, whose amino-acid sequence MFGQCTIYVTNTSEISMYFKWEKRDIQTDENKMNQHRRFPLEFLLIRPDHGIFAPSSTHHFNIIAEYSNLQPALYLAVLQLYVEDIPEAAICDKTQSRVKQCINKQRDCLNSVDVWVADLEVWLQYTTDDQIKSDQAFDEIVELLAAKISDYNDFIQDQQEETEGEDMRTDGEECKSTNLLLIDELFSHYDIMNLKQFKPLLWERKITMGIIRPTRTLYIGIEETCVLTVKNLSDHSLIYSWGDVDGEDAEKMKICVCPEKGELSGRTTEKMKITLMPLKEGIVQSLHMLCFVGDSQKIIMLGIECNIEPLYVTFYFPLSDKQPVELKNNFVRIEWRVNSLQLALDLAGKSKKGMKLLDKYRAREEQELMNANLDQGDVLKDASAGPSISEVAEESGEQSTLSTRTSEIIQEKIVSCEDIVPFFQITLPFTQQPTVMEFLNLPLRTGTSKLYKTIVISKWNGIYYKFSVEKKTFIIKNETSIPTNFRLRLKNFYPVMCSCEGISLEDRIKSIYKRVHCQEKGLIEEIMYRVKQPNSGVVIYVDPLSSNIGPFEAVPVDIYAFGDTWGIYVDKLEINITGLPLYTLDICVQVVGSPIWVSISDRNQSKVPVLKYGTVIKGIRLQERKIVLRNTSVVPIAIDWHSFLITSVTESMPFNVTVNVCTLFTDKLASKLRASRSKSASETEHVKFYSSTENLNEHNSTGSSISTDIAAYTHSGSSYMATSWKSDGESLQTTEISVEYTSDDTLEDKKTADSDTSSHNTTEEVTPREMFILPNDTASLRISIQPDKYDNKVKKIYEEKFLSKILGFLRIAPSDKYRDNCYFRQDGIYFPSVEIDVTADIIQPRVTFSIPKANRTFKCCAHDVMQSKTKKLESK is encoded by the exons ATGTTTGGTCAATGCACGATTTACGTGACTAATACCAg TGAAATAAGCATGTACTTCAAATGGGAGAAACGAGACATCCAAACCGACGAAAACAAAATGAACCAGCATAGACGCTTCCCTCTGGAATTTCTTCTCATTCGACCAGATCATGGTATATTTGCTCCAAGTTCCACGCATCATTTCAATATAATTGCAGAATATAGTAATTTGCAACCAGCCCTTTATCTCGCCGTTTTACA ATTGTACGTAGAAGATATACCTGAAGCGGCTATTTGCGACAAGACACAGTCACGTGTTAAGCAGTGTATTAATAAACAACGCGATTGTTTAAAT TCTGTAGATGTTTGGGTCGCTGATTTGGAGGTATGGTTGCAATATACAACGGATGATCAAATTAAAAG TGAtcaagccttcgatgaaatAGTGGAACTGCTTGCTGCAAAAATATCGGACTATAACGATTTCATACAAGATCAACAAGAGGAAACTGAAGGAGAAGACATGAGAACTGATGGAGAAGAATGTAAATCTACGAATTTACTG TTGATAGACGAGTTGTTTTCACATTACGACATTATGAATCTAAAACAATTCAAGCCACTCTTGTGGGAACGTAAAATAACCATGGGTATCATTAGACCTACAAG AACTTTATACATTGGTATCGAGGAAACTTGTGTACTGACAGTCAAGAATCTCTCCGATCATTCGTTAATTTATTCATGGGGTGATGTGGATGGCGAAGATgcagagaaaatgaaaatctgtGTTTGCCCTGAAAAAGGAGAACTATCAGGTAGAACCACAGAGAAAATGAAGATCACTCTTATGCCCCTGAAAGAG GGGATCGTGCAGTCTTTACACATGCTCTGTTTCGTTGGGGATTCACAAAAAATCATAATGCTGGGAATTGAATGTAACATTGAGCCActttatgttacattttacttCCCATTAAGTGACAAACAGCCTGTGGAATTGAAGAACAATTTTGTTCGAATAGAGTGGCGCGTGAATAGCCTTCAACTTGCTTTGGATTTAGCaggaaaaagtaaaaaaggCATG AAATTGTTGGATAAATATAGAGCAAGAGAGGAGCAGGAATTAATGAACGCGAATTTGGATCAAGGAGATGTTCTCAAAGACGCTTCTGCAGGTCCTTCGATCAGCGAAGTGGCTGAAGAATCAGGAGAGCAATCTACCTTGAGTACCCGTACTTCAGAGATCATTCAA GAGAAGATCGTTTCCTGTGAAGATATCGTTCCTTTCTTCCAAATAACTCTGCCGTTCACTCAGCAACCAACTGTAATGGAATTTTTGAATCTACCTTTGAGGACGGGTACTTCTAAGTTGTACAAGACCATTGTAATATCAAAATGGAATggaatatattataaattttcagtgGAAAAGAAAACGTTCATCATAAAAAACGAGACATCCATTCCAACAAATTTTCGACtacgtttaaaaaatttctatccTGTTATGTGTTCCTGTGAAGGGATATCACTGGAGGATCGTATTAAGTCTATCTACAAGCGAGTTCATTGTCAAGAAAAGGGCCTGATTG AGGAAATAATGTACCGAGTGAAACAACCAAACTCTGGGGTTGTGATTTATGTTGACCCCTTAAGTTCAAATATCGGACCTTTCGAGGCTGTACCGGTGGATATCTATGCTTTTGGTGATACTTGGGGTATTTATGTTGATAAATTGGAGATAAATATAACAGGGTTACCATTGTACACGTTAGATATATGTGTACAGGTTGTTGGGTCACCCATATGGGTGTCTATTTCGGATAGAAATCAATCAAAAGTACCTGTCCTTAA atATGGAACAGTAATTAAAGGTATACGTCTACAGGAAAGGAAAATAGTATTAAGGAATACTAGTGTGGTACCCATAGCTATTGATTGGCATTCATTTCTAATCACATCAGTCACAGAAAGCATGCCTTTTAACGTTACAGTTAATGTCTGTACTTTATTTACTGATAAGTTGGCATCAAAATTGAGGGCTAGCAGATCAAAAAGTGCTAGTGAAACTGAACAtgtgaaattttattcatcAACAGAAAATCTAAATGAACATAACTCTACTGGATCCAGTATCAGTACTGATATAGCAGCATATACTCATTC AGGATCCTCTTATATGGCCACGTCCTGGAAATCAGATGGTGAATCTTTACAAACTACTGAAATTTCAGTAGAATATACCAGTGATGATACACTAGAAGATAAAAAAACTGCAGATTCGGATACAAGTAGTCATAACACTACTGAAGAG GTTACCCCAAGAGAAATGTTTATTTTGCCCAATGATACTGCTTCCCTAAGAATCAGTATACAACCTGACAAATATGACAATAAAGTGAAAAAGATCTACGAAGAGAAATTCCTTTCTAAAATTCTGGGATTTCTAAGAATTGCTCCAAGCGATAA GTATAGagataattgttattttagaCAAGATGGAATTTATTTTCCCTCTGTAGAAATTGATGTTACAGCAGATATTATCCAGCCAAGAGTGACTTTTAGTATTCCTAAAGCAAACAGAACATTCAAGTGCTGTGCCCATGATGTAATGCAGagcaaaacaaaaaaattaga GTCAAAATAA
- the LOC123987631 gene encoding uncharacterized protein LOC123987631 isoform X4 produces MFGQCTIYVTNTSEISMYFKWEKRDIQTDENKMNQHRRFPLEFLLIRPDHGIFAPSSTHHFNIIAEYSNLQPALYLAVLQLYVEDIPEAAICDKTQSRVKQCINKQRDCLNSVDVWVADLEVWLQYTTDDQIKSDQAFDEIVELLAAKISDYNDFIQDQQEETEGEDMRTDGEECKSTNLLLIDELFSHYDIMNLKQFKPLLWERKITMGIIRPTRTLYIGIEETCVLTVKNLSDHSLIYSWGDVDGEDAEKMKICVCPEKGELSGRTTEKMKITLMPLKEGIVQSLHMLCFVGDSQKIIMLGIECNIEPLYVTFYFPLSDKQPVELKNNFVRIEWRVNSLQLALDLAGKSKKGMKLLDKYRAREEQELMNANLDQGDVLKDASAGPSISEVAEESGEQSTLSTRTSEIIQEKIVSCEDIVPFFQITLPFTQQPTVMEFLNLPLRTGTSKLYKTIVISKWNGIYYKFSVEKKTFIIKNETSIPTNFRLRLKNFYPVMCSCEGISLEDRIKSIYKRVHCQEKGLIEEIMYRVKQPNSGVVIYVDPLSSNIGPFEAVPVDIYAFGDTWGIYVDKLEINITGLPLYTLDICVQVVGSPIWVSISDRNQSKVPVLKYGTVIKGIRLQERKIVLRNTSVVPIAIDWHSFLITSVTESMPFNVTVNVCTLFTDKLASKLRASRSKSASETEHVKFYSSTENLNEHNSTGSSISTDIAAYTHSGSSYMATSWKSDGESLQTTEISVEYTSDDTLEDKKTADSDTSSHNTTEEVTPREMFILPNDTASLRISIQPDKYDNKVKKIYEEKFLSKILGFLRIAPSDKYRDNCYFRQDGIYFPSVEIDVTADIIQPRVTFSIPKANRTFKCCAHDVMQSKTKKLELIQTFFLHNCAPETIEIMLETFNPFHIKSVAIYAETDPCKFTGTICISSKGCAQVKIMCIVDAELIETIIHTHKCQDLYDSVITLTQPLQIIHTDKRYQKIELFLQVWLPILKLSSYALNFGLVYIGDTKKLMIVVKNLSICSQYIKVNQKFKNNDFILDRKEGTLSSYLNENPGIQLKH; encoded by the exons ATGTTTGGTCAATGCACGATTTACGTGACTAATACCAg TGAAATAAGCATGTACTTCAAATGGGAGAAACGAGACATCCAAACCGACGAAAACAAAATGAACCAGCATAGACGCTTCCCTCTGGAATTTCTTCTCATTCGACCAGATCATGGTATATTTGCTCCAAGTTCCACGCATCATTTCAATATAATTGCAGAATATAGTAATTTGCAACCAGCCCTTTATCTCGCCGTTTTACA ATTGTACGTAGAAGATATACCTGAAGCGGCTATTTGCGACAAGACACAGTCACGTGTTAAGCAGTGTATTAATAAACAACGCGATTGTTTAAAT TCTGTAGATGTTTGGGTCGCTGATTTGGAGGTATGGTTGCAATATACAACGGATGATCAAATTAAAAG TGAtcaagccttcgatgaaatAGTGGAACTGCTTGCTGCAAAAATATCGGACTATAACGATTTCATACAAGATCAACAAGAGGAAACTGAAGGAGAAGACATGAGAACTGATGGAGAAGAATGTAAATCTACGAATTTACTG TTGATAGACGAGTTGTTTTCACATTACGACATTATGAATCTAAAACAATTCAAGCCACTCTTGTGGGAACGTAAAATAACCATGGGTATCATTAGACCTACAAG AACTTTATACATTGGTATCGAGGAAACTTGTGTACTGACAGTCAAGAATCTCTCCGATCATTCGTTAATTTATTCATGGGGTGATGTGGATGGCGAAGATgcagagaaaatgaaaatctgtGTTTGCCCTGAAAAAGGAGAACTATCAGGTAGAACCACAGAGAAAATGAAGATCACTCTTATGCCCCTGAAAGAG GGGATCGTGCAGTCTTTACACATGCTCTGTTTCGTTGGGGATTCACAAAAAATCATAATGCTGGGAATTGAATGTAACATTGAGCCActttatgttacattttacttCCCATTAAGTGACAAACAGCCTGTGGAATTGAAGAACAATTTTGTTCGAATAGAGTGGCGCGTGAATAGCCTTCAACTTGCTTTGGATTTAGCaggaaaaagtaaaaaaggCATG AAATTGTTGGATAAATATAGAGCAAGAGAGGAGCAGGAATTAATGAACGCGAATTTGGATCAAGGAGATGTTCTCAAAGACGCTTCTGCAGGTCCTTCGATCAGCGAAGTGGCTGAAGAATCAGGAGAGCAATCTACCTTGAGTACCCGTACTTCAGAGATCATTCAA GAGAAGATCGTTTCCTGTGAAGATATCGTTCCTTTCTTCCAAATAACTCTGCCGTTCACTCAGCAACCAACTGTAATGGAATTTTTGAATCTACCTTTGAGGACGGGTACTTCTAAGTTGTACAAGACCATTGTAATATCAAAATGGAATggaatatattataaattttcagtgGAAAAGAAAACGTTCATCATAAAAAACGAGACATCCATTCCAACAAATTTTCGACtacgtttaaaaaatttctatccTGTTATGTGTTCCTGTGAAGGGATATCACTGGAGGATCGTATTAAGTCTATCTACAAGCGAGTTCATTGTCAAGAAAAGGGCCTGATTG AGGAAATAATGTACCGAGTGAAACAACCAAACTCTGGGGTTGTGATTTATGTTGACCCCTTAAGTTCAAATATCGGACCTTTCGAGGCTGTACCGGTGGATATCTATGCTTTTGGTGATACTTGGGGTATTTATGTTGATAAATTGGAGATAAATATAACAGGGTTACCATTGTACACGTTAGATATATGTGTACAGGTTGTTGGGTCACCCATATGGGTGTCTATTTCGGATAGAAATCAATCAAAAGTACCTGTCCTTAA atATGGAACAGTAATTAAAGGTATACGTCTACAGGAAAGGAAAATAGTATTAAGGAATACTAGTGTGGTACCCATAGCTATTGATTGGCATTCATTTCTAATCACATCAGTCACAGAAAGCATGCCTTTTAACGTTACAGTTAATGTCTGTACTTTATTTACTGATAAGTTGGCATCAAAATTGAGGGCTAGCAGATCAAAAAGTGCTAGTGAAACTGAACAtgtgaaattttattcatcAACAGAAAATCTAAATGAACATAACTCTACTGGATCCAGTATCAGTACTGATATAGCAGCATATACTCATTC AGGATCCTCTTATATGGCCACGTCCTGGAAATCAGATGGTGAATCTTTACAAACTACTGAAATTTCAGTAGAATATACCAGTGATGATACACTAGAAGATAAAAAAACTGCAGATTCGGATACAAGTAGTCATAACACTACTGAAGAG GTTACCCCAAGAGAAATGTTTATTTTGCCCAATGATACTGCTTCCCTAAGAATCAGTATACAACCTGACAAATATGACAATAAAGTGAAAAAGATCTACGAAGAGAAATTCCTTTCTAAAATTCTGGGATTTCTAAGAATTGCTCCAAGCGATAA GTATAGagataattgttattttagaCAAGATGGAATTTATTTTCCCTCTGTAGAAATTGATGTTACAGCAGATATTATCCAGCCAAGAGTGACTTTTAGTATTCCTAAAGCAAACAGAACATTCAAGTGCTGTGCCCATGATGTAATGCAGagcaaaacaaaaaaattaga ATTGATTCAAACATTCTTCTTACATAATTGTGCACCTGAAACCATAGAAATCATGTTGGAAACATTTAATCCATTTCATATCAAATCTGTTGCAATTTATGCAGAAACTGATCCATGCAAATTTACAGGGACTATATGTATAAGTAGCAAAGGATGTGCCCAA GTCAAAATAATGTGTATCGTGGATGCagaattaattgaaacaatAATACATACGCATAAATGTCAAGATTTGTATGATTCGGTAATTACGCTGACACAACCGCTGCAAATCATACACACCGATAAACGTTATCag aAGATAGAATTATTTCTGCAAGTCTGGTTaccaatattaaaattatcatcgTATGCACTGAACTTTGGTCTGGTTTACATAGGTGATACTAAAAAACTAATGATAGTTGTTAAAAACTTATCAA TATGCAGTCAGTACATTAAAGTCAATCAAAAGTTCAAGAACAATGATTTTATACTTGATCGAAAAGAAGGAACATTATCAAGCTATCTAAATG AAAACCCGGGCATTCAGTTGAAACATTAG